In a single window of the Oryctolagus cuniculus chromosome 2, mOryCun1.1, whole genome shotgun sequence genome:
- the LOC108178864 gene encoding fibroblast growth factor-binding protein 1-like — translation MWTRTLTLLSVLLLAAQGLLTEGQSGEQEDVNLEAEQDGWVPLEKPVILSTSPPTQVIVTGSFVSRDQAKCNVTVTRQEEGVHLQVHCVRLHHEFSCVFAGNPTACLHCLNNDKVYWRQIGWRLRRLNRICEDSKAILNTRVCGTKYPESSLTLLSSTLASKTSVQGLKPTPTVSVKEKKPSQTEPSKETH, via the coding sequence ATGTGGACCCGCACTCTCACCCTGCTCTCCGTCCtcctgctggctgctcaggggCTCCTGACAGAGGGCCAAAGTGGAGAACAGGAGGACGTGAATTTGGAGGCGGAGCAGGATGGGTGGGTTCCTCTGGAGAAGCCCGTGATATTGTCCACAAGCCCGCCAACCCAGGTCATTGTCACTGGCAGCTTTGTGAGCAGAGACCAGGCCAAATGCAATGTGACCGTGaccaggcaggaggaaggagtcCATCTGCAGGTCCATTGTGTTCGACTGCACCACGAGTTCTCCTGTGTCTTTGCGGGCAACCCCACGGCATGCCTGCACTGCCTGAACAACGACAAGGTCTACTGGAGACAAATTGGCTGGCGCCTGCGCCGCTTAAACCGCATCTGTGAGGACTCCAAGGCCATCTTGAATACCAGGGTGTGTGGTACCAAGTATCCAGAATCCAGTCTCACGCTGCTGAGCTCCACTCTGGCTTCCAAGACGTCTGTGCAGGGACTGAAGCCCACCCCCACGGTGTCAGTCAAGGAGAAGAAGCCATCCCAGACAGAGCCATCCAAAGAAACACATTAA